Proteins from a genomic interval of Diaminobutyricimonas aerilata:
- a CDS encoding HD domain-containing protein produces MSSLARAVEIATRAHEGRVDAAGRPAVEHSFAVAALVRTVEQKTVAMLHEVVERGDHTVAELREEGFDAHVLAALDALRPRDGERLEHTVARILHGSAGCALEVKRADIAHEASRLHEFDEVTRRRLEPQLDRTARLLGTTLDALVARVG; encoded by the coding sequence GTGAGCAGCCTGGCGCGAGCGGTCGAGATCGCCACACGCGCTCATGAGGGCCGCGTGGATGCCGCCGGACGACCGGCGGTGGAGCACTCGTTCGCCGTCGCGGCGCTCGTGCGAACGGTCGAGCAGAAGACCGTCGCCATGCTGCACGAGGTGGTCGAGCGCGGCGACCACACCGTCGCGGAGCTGCGCGAGGAGGGCTTCGACGCCCACGTGCTCGCCGCCCTCGACGCGCTCAGGCCGCGGGACGGCGAGCGACTCGAGCACACCGTCGCCCGCATCCTGCACGGCAGCGCCGGATGCGCCCTCGAGGTGAAGCGGGCGGACATCGCCCATGAGGCCTCGCGGCTGCACGAGTTCGACGAGGTCACCCGTCGTCGGCTCGAACCGCAACTGGATCGCACCGCGCGACTGCTGGGCACCACACTCGACGCGCTCGTCGCCCGCGTCGGCTGA
- a CDS encoding DedA family protein — MEFMNDVLIDLAGSPWVYLVAVLVCIIDGFFPPVPSESVIVALGALALSTGEVHLAGLLAVAATGAFVGDNIAYLVGRTIRAERVGWMRRPRVVAASGWARARLESHGAFVIFTARYIPVGRVAVNMTAGATGYPWRRFAAIDAAAAVTWALYSVFIGVAVGHVLGDQPLLAVIVAVVLAAVLGLAVDTTLRTIARGRAARVTDRSGIT; from the coding sequence ATGGAGTTCATGAACGACGTGCTGATCGACCTGGCCGGGTCGCCGTGGGTCTACCTCGTCGCAGTGCTGGTGTGCATCATCGACGGATTCTTCCCCCCGGTGCCGAGTGAATCCGTGATCGTGGCGCTCGGTGCTCTCGCCCTGTCGACCGGCGAGGTGCATCTCGCCGGGCTGCTCGCGGTGGCGGCGACGGGCGCCTTCGTCGGCGACAACATCGCGTACCTGGTCGGCCGGACGATACGCGCTGAACGCGTCGGCTGGATGCGCCGGCCCCGCGTCGTGGCGGCATCCGGCTGGGCACGCGCCCGGTTGGAGAGCCACGGGGCCTTCGTGATCTTCACGGCTCGGTACATCCCCGTCGGCCGCGTCGCTGTGAACATGACGGCCGGGGCGACGGGGTATCCGTGGCGGCGCTTCGCCGCGATCGATGCCGCCGCGGCGGTCACCTGGGCGCTCTACTCGGTCTTCATCGGAGTGGCTGTGGGACATGTGCTCGGCGACCAGCCCCTCTTGGCCGTAATCGTGGCGGTCGTGCTGGCGGCCGTGCTCGGTCTCGCCGTCGACACGACGCTGCGCACGATCGCTCGCGGGCGGGCGGCGCGCGTGACCGACCGATCAGGGATCACTTGA
- a CDS encoding sensor histidine kinase, producing MRRLFTRENTPAFVVGAVVLIAVMVESTTILSSATDQKILLVIAVTLPLSLRPLPTWSLALAAGLVLAAVYGPGASSSEWAFVVAAVTSFFVGRIAESARAVLVASGAVLVVAFALSGASGTLLSLFVTAVLALTFACVVPWWLGAFLRQRRQLVEAGWMRARLLEERQQLAVRQAREHERTSIARDMHDSLGHELSLLALTAGALEVATGTDDETRRRAALVRERAVAGMETLHRIVDVLRSNGDDESRDVRPLEELIAEAARSGLAVRAEVRADASGWRPATARTVERLVQELLANAARHAPGRTLDLRIDEADGAVRIVARNPVADPARADTDPRRGYGLIGMRERVRVAGGTFAAGVEDAEFVVSATVPEHRPPGRDDSTESFHPTVRTADEERHGMRRAHLRTALLPAVLVLAVGVALAVFDATTTSQVGLSERAFSELRIGQSRSEAAALLPADHIDRAPAHAPAPPRGASCEYYRAVRQPFSLDDSLYRLCFRDEVLVVKETL from the coding sequence ATGCGTCGACTCTTCACGCGCGAGAACACGCCGGCATTCGTCGTCGGGGCGGTCGTGCTGATCGCTGTGATGGTCGAGTCGACGACCATCCTCTCGTCGGCGACAGATCAGAAGATCCTGCTGGTGATCGCCGTGACCCTGCCGCTGTCGCTGCGTCCCCTGCCCACCTGGTCGCTCGCGCTCGCGGCGGGTCTTGTGCTCGCCGCGGTGTACGGACCGGGTGCATCGTCGAGCGAGTGGGCGTTCGTGGTCGCGGCGGTGACCTCCTTTTTTGTGGGACGAATCGCCGAATCGGCCCGTGCGGTGCTCGTCGCCTCGGGCGCCGTCCTCGTCGTCGCCTTCGCGCTGAGCGGAGCATCCGGCACCCTGCTCAGCCTCTTCGTGACCGCAGTGCTCGCCCTCACGTTCGCGTGCGTCGTGCCGTGGTGGCTCGGGGCGTTCCTGCGACAGCGACGACAGCTCGTCGAGGCCGGGTGGATGCGTGCGCGGCTGCTCGAGGAACGACAGCAGCTCGCCGTGCGGCAGGCGCGCGAGCATGAGCGCACCTCGATCGCCCGGGACATGCACGACTCGCTCGGGCACGAACTCAGCCTCCTCGCATTGACCGCGGGCGCGCTCGAAGTCGCGACCGGTACCGACGACGAGACCCGCCGCCGCGCTGCGCTCGTGCGCGAGCGGGCCGTAGCCGGCATGGAGACGCTGCATCGCATCGTGGACGTCCTCCGCTCCAACGGCGACGACGAGTCGCGCGACGTCCGCCCGCTCGAGGAACTCATTGCGGAGGCGGCGCGCTCAGGACTCGCTGTCCGGGCCGAGGTCAGGGCTGATGCCTCCGGCTGGAGGCCCGCCACCGCACGTACGGTCGAACGCCTCGTGCAGGAACTCCTCGCGAACGCGGCGAGACACGCGCCCGGCCGGACTCTCGATCTACGTATCGACGAAGCGGACGGCGCCGTGCGCATCGTCGCGCGCAACCCGGTCGCCGACCCTGCCCGGGCAGACACCGACCCGAGGCGGGGATACGGACTGATCGGCATGCGGGAACGGGTGCGCGTCGCGGGAGGCACCTTCGCCGCCGGGGTCGAGGACGCGGAGTTCGTCGTGTCAGCAACCGTTCCGGAGCATCGCCCGCCCGGGCGTGACGACTCGACGGAGTCCTTCCACCCCACCGTTCGAACCGCGGACGAGGAACGACACGGGATGCGCAGGGCGCACCTGCGCACCGCGCTGCTCCCCGCTGTGCTCGTGCTCGCGGTCGGGGTCGCCCTGGCGGTCTTCGACGCCACGACGACGTCCCAAGTGGGCCTCTCTGAACGGGCGTTCTCGGAGCTGCGGATCGGGCAGTCGCGCTCCGAAGCCGCCGCGCTGCTGCCGGCCGACCACATCGATCGCGCACCGGCGCACGCTCCCGCCCCGCCGCGGGGCGCGTCGTGCGAGTACTACCGCGCCGTGCGTCAACCGTTCTCTCTCGACGACTCGTTGTACCGCCTCTGCTTCCGCGACGAGGTCCTGGTCGTGAAGGAGACGCTGTGA
- a CDS encoding carbohydrate ABC transporter permease: MTAIGSRAAARPVPTASASTRPRPDAGAARRKREARAAFFFLLPDSLGLLVFVFVPMLLAIALGFFSLDGFGNLEFIGGANYVRMFGDPQFLQSAAVTAVYLVALVPLIFVISLALALLVQQRIPLVGFIRSALFAPYVVSIVVVGLIWQFMLADRVGVLNQFLAAFGVRDVSWLGDPQYTLGTVVVISIWFQMGYYMVIFLAGLQDIPSEYYESARIDGASAWQRFRSITLPLLRPTSLFVFITVTIAVITGGFDLIYIMTGGGPAGSTSLLIYYVYEQAFLFGEYGYAAAIGSVLILVLLLWSAFMFRITRGGRIDDGE; encoded by the coding sequence ATGACCGCGATCGGATCGCGCGCCGCTGCGCGCCCCGTGCCCACCGCATCCGCTTCGACCCGGCCGCGCCCCGACGCGGGTGCCGCGCGCCGCAAGCGGGAAGCCCGGGCGGCGTTCTTCTTCCTGCTGCCCGACTCGCTCGGCCTGCTCGTGTTCGTCTTCGTTCCGATGCTGCTCGCGATCGCGCTCGGCTTCTTCAGCCTCGACGGGTTCGGCAACCTCGAGTTCATCGGCGGCGCGAACTACGTGCGCATGTTCGGCGACCCGCAGTTCCTGCAGAGCGCAGCCGTGACCGCGGTGTACCTCGTCGCGCTCGTGCCGCTCATCTTCGTGATCTCTCTCGCGCTCGCGCTGCTCGTGCAGCAGAGGATCCCGCTCGTCGGGTTCATCCGCAGCGCGCTGTTCGCCCCCTACGTCGTGAGCATCGTCGTGGTGGGCCTCATCTGGCAGTTCATGCTCGCCGACCGGGTGGGCGTGCTCAACCAGTTCCTCGCCGCGTTCGGCGTGCGCGACGTCTCGTGGCTCGGTGATCCGCAGTACACGCTCGGCACCGTCGTGGTGATCAGCATCTGGTTCCAGATGGGCTACTACATGGTGATCTTCCTCGCCGGTCTGCAGGACATCCCGAGCGAGTACTACGAGTCCGCGCGCATCGACGGGGCGAGCGCGTGGCAGCGGTTCCGTTCGATCACGCTGCCGCTGCTGCGGCCGACGTCGTTGTTCGTGTTCATCACGGTCACGATCGCGGTCATCACCGGCGGGTTCGACCTCATCTACATCATGACCGGCGGTGGTCCGGCGGGGTCGACGTCGCTGCTCATCTACTACGTGTACGAGCAGGCGTTCCTGTTCGGCGAATACGGCTATGCGGCCGCGATCGGCTCGGTGCTCATCCTGGTGCTGCTGCTCTGGTCGGCGTTCATGTTCCGCATCACCCGGGGAGGACGGATCGACGATGGCGAGTAG
- a CDS encoding response regulator encodes MIADDDPLVRAGVRAILESHAGIEVVGEAADGSAAVDIVRATRPHVAVLDLRMPALDGVAAAAEIGRLLPDVRTIMLTTFGTDDNVLRALEGGVDGFLLKASAPQDLITGVRAVAAGGAALSPTIARVLIRAVRDSRSAVPVDALARLDRLSERERDVLALVGQGRSNSDIARELVISEGTVKGHVSAILRVLEVRNRVQAALLAHEAGLR; translated from the coding sequence GTGATCGCCGACGACGATCCCCTCGTGCGTGCCGGTGTGCGGGCGATCCTCGAGTCCCACGCCGGGATCGAGGTGGTCGGCGAGGCCGCGGACGGCTCGGCTGCGGTCGACATCGTGCGCGCCACCCGTCCGCACGTGGCCGTTCTCGACTTGCGCATGCCGGCGCTCGACGGCGTCGCGGCGGCCGCAGAGATCGGGCGGCTGCTCCCCGACGTCCGCACCATCATGCTGACCACCTTCGGCACCGACGACAACGTACTGAGGGCGCTCGAGGGCGGCGTCGATGGGTTCTTGCTCAAAGCCTCGGCGCCACAAGATCTGATCACCGGGGTACGCGCGGTGGCCGCGGGTGGTGCGGCTCTGTCACCGACGATCGCGCGGGTGCTCATCCGTGCCGTGCGAGACAGCCGTTCCGCCGTGCCGGTGGACGCCCTCGCTCGCCTCGATCGCCTCTCCGAGCGCGAGCGCGACGTGCTGGCGTTGGTGGGGCAGGGTCGCTCGAACTCCGACATCGCCCGGGAGCTGGTGATCTCCGAAGGCACCGTCAAAGGGCACGTGAGCGCGATACTGCGCGTTCTCGAGGTGCGGAACCGCGTGCAGGCCGCCCTGCTCGCCCACGAGGCCGGGTTGCGCTGA
- a CDS encoding helix-turn-helix transcriptional regulator encodes MTTSSVLRASHQPWPLIERRRLLTWLDRPRGLSILDATAGTGKTVLLDAWSERMRDAGWIVDRSRTDQLSTEQLRAQARGAVLIVDGVDHPLRRRAAEAILEAVGGGVRVVVSGRAAAALESLAHRRHLDVASLSTPDLLLDAEELATLLAAVEVPHGMTADVVLDLTGGWPSLVRALLADVIDGESDFRRAERWLASAALGGLAPDLRRAAKRLSILDVVHPGAAGLLIDADPLGTVARLLDRALLRPLPRTDPDRTPPRRSGAVMPGLVRRVLHEDEHDDTEIRAAHADLALGTLHLDPAAHAPRVLSHARRGEAWDVLSAFWALRGPEALRQFPEETRAAYADLPHDVVRERPALAFAQALSSLDAEPDAVFHRLAGTGFHPPTLESARHAGDPDRFVEAVVLRMLHLRHVGRVAEADELGALAAGELDRRVDRGESAPSPIYVALLQVHRTLAGMLARNERGSTAELATRAVEAARRSGALPIASSASASLAVLQSAAGWNVTARSLVDELHRTVSAGDSPSATAAQHVVEAMLAVDALDGRAARTALERADALPSGDELWPFRVLAWGRYSLFFLTRDEMDDKLREAVWSKPSALQRPGTARMVLDAFAVLADVHAGRVAEAARRIAAAPDNSDWMESLRARQRLSVGDARGALQQVSTAIADDLLGNRERAQLLFIGASAALDEGLDDLAKDLYGRAIGLAAAHRLYSTHLIVSHARRDALRAATTLEPTAEVVELLAAFPDIYPEAPTVTLSSREADVLRELAGGRSHREIAAALFISVPTARTHLRSAYAKLGVNTGPAAVARAVELGLLGG; translated from the coding sequence GTGACGACCAGTTCGGTCCTGCGCGCATCGCACCAGCCCTGGCCGTTGATCGAGCGACGCCGGCTGCTCACGTGGCTCGATCGCCCTCGCGGCCTCTCGATCCTCGATGCGACCGCCGGTACCGGCAAGACGGTGCTCCTCGACGCCTGGAGCGAGCGGATGCGCGACGCCGGGTGGATCGTCGATCGCTCGCGCACCGATCAGCTGTCGACGGAGCAGTTGCGGGCGCAGGCCCGAGGGGCGGTGCTCATCGTGGACGGCGTCGACCATCCGCTTCGCCGTCGCGCGGCCGAGGCGATCCTCGAGGCGGTGGGCGGCGGGGTGCGGGTGGTCGTGTCGGGCCGTGCGGCCGCCGCGCTCGAATCGCTCGCCCATCGTCGTCATCTCGACGTCGCGTCCCTCTCGACGCCTGATCTGCTGCTCGACGCCGAGGAGCTCGCCACCCTGCTCGCGGCCGTGGAGGTGCCGCATGGGATGACGGCGGACGTGGTGCTGGACCTCACGGGTGGGTGGCCGTCGCTCGTCCGCGCACTGCTCGCCGACGTGATCGACGGAGAGTCGGACTTCCGGCGTGCGGAGCGCTGGCTCGCCTCCGCGGCGCTCGGGGGACTCGCGCCCGACCTCCGGCGGGCGGCGAAACGCCTCTCGATCCTCGATGTCGTGCATCCGGGCGCCGCGGGACTGCTCATCGACGCGGACCCGCTCGGCACGGTCGCCCGGCTGCTGGATCGGGCGCTGCTGCGACCCCTCCCGCGAACGGACCCCGACCGAACTCCGCCGCGCCGTTCGGGTGCGGTCATGCCGGGTCTCGTCCGGCGGGTGCTGCACGAGGACGAGCACGACGACACCGAGATCCGCGCAGCCCACGCCGACCTCGCGCTCGGGACCCTCCACCTCGATCCCGCCGCCCACGCCCCACGCGTGCTGTCGCACGCCCGCCGCGGTGAGGCGTGGGATGTGCTCAGCGCGTTCTGGGCGCTCCGCGGTCCGGAGGCGCTCCGCCAGTTCCCGGAGGAGACGCGCGCCGCCTACGCCGACCTGCCGCACGACGTCGTGCGGGAACGGCCGGCACTCGCCTTCGCCCAAGCGCTGTCGTCGCTCGATGCGGAACCGGATGCGGTGTTCCACCGTCTGGCCGGCACGGGCTTCCATCCGCCGACCCTCGAATCGGCGCGCCATGCCGGGGATCCCGACCGGTTCGTCGAAGCGGTCGTGCTGCGGATGCTGCATCTGCGGCACGTGGGCCGGGTGGCCGAGGCTGATGAGCTCGGCGCGCTCGCCGCGGGGGAACTCGACCGTCGCGTCGATCGGGGCGAATCCGCTCCGAGCCCCATCTACGTCGCCCTCCTGCAGGTGCACCGGACGCTCGCCGGCATGCTCGCGCGGAATGAGCGCGGCTCCACGGCGGAACTCGCCACCCGCGCGGTCGAGGCCGCACGCCGGAGCGGAGCTCTGCCGATCGCGTCGAGCGCCTCCGCGTCGCTTGCTGTGCTGCAGAGCGCCGCGGGCTGGAATGTGACCGCTCGTTCGCTCGTCGACGAGCTGCACCGTACCGTCTCGGCGGGAGACTCCCCGTCTGCGACCGCCGCGCAGCATGTCGTCGAGGCGATGCTCGCCGTCGACGCGCTCGACGGGCGCGCCGCGCGGACCGCACTCGAGCGGGCGGATGCACTCCCATCGGGCGATGAGCTCTGGCCGTTCCGCGTGCTCGCGTGGGGCCGCTACAGCTTGTTCTTCCTCACTCGCGACGAGATGGACGACAAGCTGCGTGAGGCGGTGTGGTCGAAGCCCTCCGCGCTCCAGCGACCGGGTACGGCGCGGATGGTGCTCGACGCGTTCGCGGTGCTCGCTGACGTGCACGCGGGACGCGTCGCCGAAGCGGCCCGTCGCATCGCCGCAGCACCCGACAACAGCGACTGGATGGAGTCGTTGCGCGCCCGGCAGCGGCTCTCGGTGGGCGACGCGCGCGGGGCGCTGCAGCAGGTGTCGACCGCGATCGCCGACGACCTGCTCGGCAATCGCGAACGCGCGCAATTGCTCTTCATCGGCGCGTCCGCCGCGCTCGACGAGGGCCTCGACGATCTCGCGAAAGACCTGTACGGGCGCGCGATCGGTCTTGCGGCGGCACACCGCCTCTACTCCACCCACCTCATCGTGTCGCACGCGCGGCGGGATGCCCTCCGCGCCGCGACGACGCTCGAGCCGACGGCCGAGGTCGTCGAGCTGCTCGCCGCCTTCCCCGACATCTACCCCGAGGCGCCGACGGTGACGCTGTCGTCGCGCGAGGCGGACGTGCTGCGGGAACTCGCGGGCGGTCGCAGCCACCGGGAGATCGCGGCGGCGCTGTTCATCAGCGTGCCGACGGCACGCACCCACCTGCGATCGGCGTACGCGAAGCTCGGCGTGAACACCGGTCCGGCGGCGGTCGCGAGAGCGGTCGAGCTCGGTCTCCTCGGGGGCTGA
- a CDS encoding carbohydrate ABC transporter permease: MASSALTTGRPRAPRVRRGRDRRWTPRTTVLVIVGVVIALITIFPLVYMVTSSFKTAEDVNGTALLPPNPTLDNFAYVFTEVPFLRYLFNSFFVSAVVTVVALFFHSMAAYALARLKFKGRETVFLIIFSTLLVSAPVILIPSFVVVRTLGMLDSYAGLIIPSIFSAFGIFLLRQFYLGLPNELEEAALVDGASYWRIYWSVVLPLSRPILAALSVFFFLANWNAFVWPLTITSNPDLRVVQVGISTFQQQYASDWNYVLAASTVAALPTLLLFFFFQKQIVESIKTSGFK, from the coding sequence ATGGCGAGTAGCGCACTGACGACCGGTCGGCCGAGGGCACCGCGGGTGCGTCGAGGCCGCGACCGGAGATGGACGCCCCGCACGACCGTGCTCGTGATCGTCGGGGTCGTGATCGCCCTGATCACGATCTTCCCGCTCGTCTACATGGTCACGAGTTCGTTCAAGACCGCGGAGGACGTCAACGGCACGGCGCTGCTTCCCCCGAACCCGACGCTCGACAACTTCGCCTACGTGTTCACCGAGGTGCCGTTCCTGCGGTACCTGTTCAACAGCTTCTTCGTCTCCGCCGTGGTGACGGTCGTGGCGCTGTTCTTCCACTCGATGGCGGCGTACGCGCTCGCCCGGCTCAAGTTCAAGGGCCGCGAGACGGTGTTCCTCATCATCTTCTCGACCCTGCTGGTGAGCGCCCCCGTCATCCTGATCCCGTCGTTCGTCGTGGTGCGCACGCTCGGGATGCTCGACAGCTACGCCGGCCTGATCATTCCGTCGATCTTCAGCGCGTTCGGCATCTTCCTGCTGCGGCAGTTCTACCTGGGACTGCCGAACGAGCTCGAGGAGGCGGCTCTCGTCGACGGCGCGAGCTACTGGCGGATCTACTGGAGCGTGGTGCTTCCGCTGTCGCGCCCCATCCTCGCGGCGTTGAGCGTCTTCTTCTTCCTCGCGAACTGGAACGCGTTCGTGTGGCCGCTCACGATCACCTCCAACCCGGATCTGCGGGTGGTGCAGGTGGGCATCTCGACGTTCCAGCAGCAGTACGCGTCGGACTGGAACTACGTGCTCGCCGCCTCGACGGTGGCCGCGCTACCGACACTGCTGCTGTTCTTCTTCTTCCAGAAGCAGATCGTCGAGTCGATCAAGACCTCCGGCTTCAAGTGA